The genomic stretch AGAGAAAACGGGGGTGGGGAAAAACAAATAAGGCGCAGGAAGATCGTTGATATCCTGAAAGTTCCCCATAAAGGAGCAGTAGGTCCAGAGAATATTCAACGGGTGTTAGTGCAGAATATTCAAAATCTCTTGATTAATATCGGTAATAGAAATCAACGACAATTTACCCGATTAGCTGTGCCAGGAGATGCTAATCTCGATTTCGGGGCAAAAGAATATTATAAGCAGGAAATTAAGGATATCAGTCTCTGCGGGATGTATGTCAAGGGGAGCTTTGACCAACGGGCAGGGGATATCTGCAGCGTTATCCTTAATCCAGCAGAAATTGATGTGGATCTTGAAATCCATGCCGCCTGTACGAGTATCAGGGTGGATCAGGACGGTATAGCCCTTGAGTTCATCTCAATGCGATTAAAGGACTTCTGTTTTCTACAAACCGTTCTCCTCAATGAGGCTGATGATCCCTTTGTTCTGGGGACAGAATTTGTTAATAATGCCGACCTGGAGCTTGAGGAGGATCTTATCATCTGTCAGCGGCATCGGCCCCCTCCCCATGAGATAGGAGAGCTGGGAGGAGCCTGTTAATCTGTTCCTTCTTCCTGCCAGCATATCTGCTCAATCCCCTCTCTGCCGCCTTTCCGGTTTTGCTCCAGCAGTTCGGCAACCGTTTTTTTCAGTACAGGATGATTTATGTGAGCTCCGATCTCCGCTAAAGGAATCAGTACAAAGAGTCGCTCATGCATTGCCGGATGGGGCAGGATGAGCCGCTCGCTTTGTATAATGCTGTCGGCAAAGAGGAGGAGGTCGAGATCAAGGGTCCTGTCCTGGTACCCTTCCAGCTCCGGATGACGAACTCTCCCGAATTTCTGCTCTGTTTCCAGGAGGAGATCAAGAAGAGTCTCCGGGGGCAGGGTGGTATGGAGGCGACCGACGGCATTAACAAACCAATGGCTGCTCTCCATCCCCACAGGTCGGGTCCGATAGGGGGAGGAAAGGGCCCGTAAGCTCACCTCGGGATACTGATCAAGGCCTTGCCAAGCCTCCTGGAGCAGGGTGCGGGATTGACCGAGATTGGAGCCGAGGCCGATGTAGGCGGAAGCAGAGAGAGGCATGCTCATCGCGATTATCCTGAAGAGGAGAAGCGTCAGTCGATGAGACCGGGTACCGGAACTCATCGACGGGGAAGAATTTTTTTGCCGTTACCTAGGAAAATCAGAATTCCGACAAGCCCAGAACATCGAACATGGTGTAGAGCCCCTTGGGCTGGCTGACTACCCAAGCGGCTGCTTTGGCTGCTCCTCCAGCAAAGTTATCCCGACTGTGGGCCCGGTGGGTGATTTCAATCCGCTCGCCAGGACCGGCAAAGTAGGCAGTATGTTCACCGACAATGTCTCCGCCCCGAATGGTCTGGATACCGATTTCCTTATCAGTTCGTTCGCCGATGATGCCGTTGCGCTCAAAGACTCCGACCTCGGCCAGGTTTCTTCCCAGTCCCTTAGCGGCCATTTCTCCGATCTTCAGGGCTGTTCCAGAGGGAGCATCCTTTTTCATCCGGTGATGGGCTTCAACGATCTCCACGTCATAGGCATCGCCGAGTACGGCAGCGGCCTTTTCCACCAGCTTAAACAGAACATTCACGCCCACAGCCATGTTTGGGGCCTGGACGCAGGGGAAAGACGCTGCTGCGGTCTCCCGGAGTACGGTCAGGTCATCGGCGCTCAAGCCGGTGGTCCCAATCACCATGGCCCGGCCATGCTTGGCCGCGATCTTAACGAACGACATGGTGGCCTTGTGAAAGGTAAAGTCAATGATAACCTCGCCCTGATCAATCACCGCTTCTAGGCTGTCAGCGATGGTTACGCCTGCGTTGCCAATGCCTGCTATTTCTCCGGCGTCCTTGCCCACATTAGGGCTACCAGCCTGTTCAAAGGCTCCGGCCAGGGTAAGATCAGGGTGCTGATGCACCATATAACAGATACGTTGTCCCATTCGACCGGAGGCTCCGGCTACAATTACTTTGGTCATGATTCTCTCTTGGTCTTGATTATATTGTTTCTGAAATTGGTTTGGTTTTTTTGAGCGGGATGCATTCTGGTGAAGCGAGAAAGTTTAAAATTTGACTTCAAACAAGCTTCAATAGACGCTCTATGATATTTTGCAGCCGCTGATTCTGTTGTTGTGGCTTTCAGTTTGTCATGAAATTTTTTAAATCCTTGCTCAATTGAGCGGGGCATGTGCCTACTTTCTAAAATTTCATATTTTTTTGCATCTAAAAGGATTGTAAAAAACAGCTATTATAGAAGCCTGTTATAAAGGCCTGCGTATTACAAAAAGGGCGATCGCAAGGATCGCCCCTACGCAACTTAAATCAACTCAACTGCTTTCATCTCAGTGATCAGCTTATTCAGCGAAGACTCGTCCATTTCCGTCATGGGCAGGCGAATTTCAGGGGTGCCGATTTTACCCATCAGGTGTAATCCCTTCTTGGCCGGGGCCGGGTTGGGATAGCAGAACATGGTCCCCATCAGAGCAAAGAGCTTGTAATGGATCTCATTGGCCGTGGCCAAATCACCTTTAAGAGCCGTTTCCATCAGCTCGGCCATGGCCTTGGGAGCGACATTGGAGGTCACGGAGATAACCCCTTTGCCGCCGATGAGCACGGTGGGCATGCAGGTGAAATCGTCACCGGACAGGACAACAAAATCCTTAGGGCAAAGACGAATCACTTCAGAAATCTGATTGAGGCAACCGCAGGCCTCTTTAATACCGATAACGTTGGTCAGCTGGGCCAGACGGGCTACTGTGGCCGGGGCCATATTGGTTACTGTACGGCTCGGGACATTATAGAGCACCATGGGGATATCCACGGCCTCGGTAATGGCTTGAAAATGCTGATACAGGCCTTCCTGGCTCGGCTTATTATAATAAGGAACCACGGAAAGCACCGCGTCAGCGCCACTGTCCTTGGCTGATTCGGTCAGCTCAATGGCTTCTGCTGTGCTGTTAGCACCGGTTCCGGCAATGACCGGTACGCGTTTGTCAACCACCTTAACAGTGATATCAATGACGCGTTTATGCTCGTCAAAGCCCAGGGTCGCGGACTCCCCTGTGGTTCCGCAGGGCACCAGGCCGTGGATGCCGTTGTCGATCTGAAAATTAATCAGATCGGTCAAACTTTGTTCATCAACCTTGCCATCCCGCATAGGGGTGACAATAGCGGTAAAAGCACCTTCGAGGTTTTTTCCTGTTGTCGTCATCAACCTTCTCCTTTGTAATCTTTATATTAAAGACCGGCTTTCATGTTTTGTTGCTCCGGCCTACTGGACCGGAATGGGAGTTTAAAGCAAAGCCTCAGCGTCGAGTTCTCCCGAATAAATGGTATGGGCCGGTCCTTTGAGAAAAACATTATAAACAATATTATTGTCTCCACTCACCTTCTCCTTCTTGAGATCGAACAAGATAGTCAAACGATCATTGCCCGAGGTAATGATGTCCACCGGTGAGGCGGCCTGATCCAGGAGTGCGGCAATGATGGCACAGGCCGCAGCTCCAGTACCGCAGGCCAGGGTTTCATCTTCCACGCCCCGTTCATAGGTTCTGACCTTGATGGCATCCCCTTGGCGTTGGGCGAAGTTGACATTGGTCCCGGCAGGCATGAAGGCCTCATGATGGCGGATGCGACTGCCCAAGGCACGGACATCTGTCTGGTCGATATCATCGACAAAGACGACAGCATGAGGTACGCCGGTATCAATGCTGTGAACCGTATATTTTTTCCCCTCCGCCGTAATGGGCTGATGCATGTTCAGGCCAAACGGATCAGTCATCTTGACCGCAACATCTTTCTCCGACACGCTGGCCTCGATAATTCCGGCCAAGGTGGCAAAACGCATTTGTGCCGGAGCAATCCCCTGTAGAAAGGCAAAGCGGGCCGCGCAACGGGCCCCGTTCCCGCACATTTCCGCAACCGAGCCATCCGCGTTGAAAAAACGCCATTGAAAATCCGCTTCGGAAGAATCCTCGATAAGGATCAGGCCGTCGGCCCCTGCGGAAAATTTTCTCCGACAGATTTTGGCGGCGAATTCGGCCATAGCTTCTGGAGCAAGGAGTGGTTTGCGGTGGTCAA from Candidatus Electrothrix communis encodes the following:
- the folK gene encoding 2-amino-4-hydroxy-6-hydroxymethyldihydropteridine diphosphokinase encodes the protein MSMPLSASAYIGLGSNLGQSRTLLQEAWQGLDQYPEVSLRALSSPYRTRPVGMESSHWFVNAVGRLHTTLPPETLLDLLLETEQKFGRVRHPELEGYQDRTLDLDLLLFADSIIQSERLILPHPAMHERLFVLIPLAEIGAHINHPVLKKTVAELLEQNRKGGREGIEQICWQEEGTD
- a CDS encoding PilZ domain-containing protein; its protein translation is MDANNGILCPIPEDERTPFVDVLLKFIDWQKVRIENAEGENKKLKERLAQLEQRVKHKNSERPEATRARENGGGEKQIRRRKIVDILKVPHKGAVGPENIQRVLVQNIQNLLINIGNRNQRQFTRLAVPGDANLDFGAKEYYKQEIKDISLCGMYVKGSFDQRAGDICSVILNPAEIDVDLEIHAACTSIRVDQDGIALEFISMRLKDFCFLQTVLLNEADDPFVLGTEFVNNADLELEEDLIICQRHRPPPHEIGELGGAC
- the dapB gene encoding 4-hydroxy-tetrahydrodipicolinate reductase, which codes for MTKVIVAGASGRMGQRICYMVHQHPDLTLAGAFEQAGSPNVGKDAGEIAGIGNAGVTIADSLEAVIDQGEVIIDFTFHKATMSFVKIAAKHGRAMVIGTTGLSADDLTVLRETAAASFPCVQAPNMAVGVNVLFKLVEKAAAVLGDAYDVEIVEAHHRMKKDAPSGTALKIGEMAAKGLGRNLAEVGVFERNGIIGERTDKEIGIQTIRGGDIVGEHTAYFAGPGERIEITHRAHSRDNFAGGAAKAAAWVVSQPKGLYTMFDVLGLSEF
- the dapF gene encoding diaminopimelate epimerase codes for the protein MQTPDFPVPFVKMSGTGNDFLIIDHRKPLLAPEAMAEFAAKICRRKFSAGADGLILIEDSSEADFQWRFFNADGSVAEMCGNGARCAARFAFLQGIAPAQMRFATLAGIIEASVSEKDVAVKMTDPFGLNMHQPITAEGKKYTVHSIDTGVPHAVVFVDDIDQTDVRALGSRIRHHEAFMPAGTNVNFAQRQGDAIKVRTYERGVEDETLACGTGAAACAIIAALLDQAASPVDIITSGNDRLTILFDLKKEKVSGDNNIVYNVFLKGPAHTIYSGELDAEALL
- the dapA gene encoding 4-hydroxy-tetrahydrodipicolinate synthase codes for the protein MTTTGKNLEGAFTAIVTPMRDGKVDEQSLTDLINFQIDNGIHGLVPCGTTGESATLGFDEHKRVIDITVKVVDKRVPVIAGTGANSTAEAIELTESAKDSGADAVLSVVPYYNKPSQEGLYQHFQAITEAVDIPMVLYNVPSRTVTNMAPATVARLAQLTNVIGIKEACGCLNQISEVIRLCPKDFVVLSGDDFTCMPTVLIGGKGVISVTSNVAPKAMAELMETALKGDLATANEIHYKLFALMGTMFCYPNPAPAKKGLHLMGKIGTPEIRLPMTEMDESSLNKLITEMKAVELI